ctgttttcgcttttttattatggggtattgtgtgtatattgatgataaaaaaataatttaatccattttaaaataaggctgtaatgtaataaaatgtggaaaaagtctgaatactttctgaatgcactgtacctaaagaaaggttccaacccgaaacgtcacctattccttttcgccagagatgctgcctgacccgctgagttactccaacatattgtgtCTACCCCAGAAAACATCTTATCCCTTCAACCAATGTCATCTGGTTCTATTCTGCCAGGCAgggaaaggtttttcactgtcttCCCTATTTGTGCCGCTCATCATTCTGtacacttctgtcaggtctcccctcagctcataagggcataagtgataggagcagaattaggccatttggcccatcaagttcactccgccatttaatcatggttgatctttctctccctccaaaccctattCTGCCTTgtctccacaacccctgacactgtactaatcaagaatctatctatctctgccttaaaaatatccattgacttggcctccacaaccttctgtggcaaaggattgcagaaattcaccaccttctgactgaagaaatttctcctcatctatttcctaaaggaacgtcttttaattctaagactatgacttctagtcctagactctcccactaatggaaacatcctcaccacatctactctatccaagcctttcactattcagtacgttccaatgaggtcccccctcattcttctattctccagcaagtacaggcccagtgccatcaaatgctcatcagatgttaacctactcattcctgggatcgttcttgtaatcATCCGCTCCAAGGACAACAAACCCAGCCTATTCAGTCTCGCTTCAATGTCGAGACAGTCCATCCCAGGCCCCccaatgaatctcctctgcagcctttccatGTCCATCCAATGGTGTGGCCACCACAACTGTTCACTGCAATCCAGGTATGCCCTATGACTGTTTGAAAGTTTGACTGTAATCCCCCTGCAATTGCCTTCTGTGCCCTGGCTAATGAAGGCTCAAGTCTTTATGTCCTGTTCACCGCTTTGCCCATCTCTGCTGCCACCCTCAGCATGTTTGTCTTGCCCTTATTATTGTTTTCCAAAGTATATCACCTGAAACCATTCATAGAGATGGTAGAAAATTCTGGTTGCCACATTTTACACTTGCGAGGATTAAATTCTATTAATAATCCTTTGCCTAGTTTCCAGATCACCAATATCATACCCTCTACTGACTACAACATTCATTTTCAAACCATCAATGTTTATACCCCCTCTGTGATtcatctctcactgctccccactCTGCGAtagcttgacctactgagttactccagcattttgtatctatcttcagtaaacatgcaggtacagcaggcagtgaaaaaagcaaaccgcatgtaggccttcatagcaagaggatttgagtataggagcaaggaggtctgactgcagttgtacagggccctggtgagaccacacctggagtattagatgcagttttggtatccagatttgaggaagggcatgcttgctattgagggagtgcagcgtaggttcaccagattaattccggGCATGGCGGAAATGTTATATGATGAAATAATtgatcgactaggcttatattcactggaatttagaaggatgagaggggatcttatagaaacatataaaattctgaagggattgggcaggctagatacaggaaaaatattcccgatgttgggtgagtccagaaccagggagtcacagtttaagaataaggggtaggccatttaggactgagatgatgaaaaactttttcacccagagagttatgaatctgtggaattctctgcacagaaggcagttgaggccaattcactggatgttttccagagagagttagatctagctcttagggttaacggaatcaagggaaatggggagaaagcaggaacggggtactgatttaggatgatcagccatgatcatattgaatggcggtgctggctcgaagggctgaatggcctactcctgcacctattttttatgtttctatgtaaagcaccatgtgcaggtccttcctacacattttgtctgctccactgtgtgatctcctcaaggtgtgcctactGTGAAGTTCTCCTCTCGGTAatgggagttctgcaacaccctctctcactgctccccatgTGTGATGCCACCTTCACTGCTCCCACTCTGTGATGCCTCTCTCACTGCTCACCCCatgtgatgcctgacccgctgagttattccagcattttgtgtcttccaaaCAGTAAGATCCCAGCATTGATACATGTTTGTCACCACTGGTCAATGCCGATGATCACAAAGACAACTCCCCACCATtcttcggtggaaaggaaaggtttaggtggatacgggccaaatgcgggcattgGGACTACATCAACAGACCTGATGGCACCTGTTTAGTCAGGAGTCAAGGGTATTTATTTGTCAAATGCACTGGATATGAACTGAacgatgacattcttacttgctgcagtttgtaCGCGGGTGCATATGACGTCCAAAGacaggtcctgatctgaaacagcacctatccatgttctgcagagatgctgcctgacccgctgagttactccagcactttgtatacattgggtatgcagcaaagaatttcactgtgcctaattacatgtgacaataaagtattccattccactatgtgtctttttttgtaaatttgcatcagcagttccttgcttctccaaACACTGTTAACTCTGATGGGACCATCAGCTTGTTCGGACTGCTGAGTGTGAGCCCGTGGCCCTGAAATCTtctcactgagtttctccagcgttcATAGGGTGATGAAGATGTGGCCGAGACTGTGGAACTATCTCTAGACTGGACACTCGGTGCCGGAGATTCGCTTCAGGGAAGGAGAGCGCTGGTGAAATCGGCGTTAAACGAGAAATCGTAGCTGACAGATGCCCCAGAAAACGGGCAGATGGGGAGATGCTGGGGagcagggtggggagagtgtcGTGGAGGAGTGGGGCGGAGGGACACTGgcaaggagggatggggagtatGTCGATGAGTGGGGAaagactggggaggagggggagggatggtgtcgaggtggggtggggaaagACGAGAGGAGGGTTGGGGAGAGACTGGAGGGGCGGGGAAGGTGCGGCTACTCGGCGCCAATGGAGGCAGCGAGGGCAGAGGGCCATGACGCGGGCCATTAATGTtacggttcgaagggccgaatagcttgCTCCTGTCCCTGTGTTCCTGGAAGGTCGCGGGTGGAGAGTGATTGGAGAGTTCTGTGGGAGAGCGCTGGCGGGGGATCAGTgtcgggggaggtggtgggagagaggtgggTAGTCCAGGACTCGCTCCTCCCAACCGGCGGGCGCCCAGTTACCCGGAGGAGGGCAGCGAGGGGCCGCCGCCCGCTGAGTATAAATACAACCGCAGCGAAAGCGCATCGACAGAGTTTGGGAGCGCTTCGGCAGAGCGGCGCTGAGGAGAAGGtgaggggcgggggagagggagaggggagggggagaggggggggggagacgggacGGGACGAGACGGGACAAGTAAACCATTTCACACGTTAAAATCCACCGGTTTTAACAATGATTTGCAAACAGAAAAGCTGGAAACGCCAACGTGTTAAAGCCGCGTTCTTTATAGCAATGTTTTAGCATGAATTCCTGGCTGTTCTTATCTCGGTAGTGATTATCCGCTTAGAAGTTTAAAAAAGGAAGAATTCGGCACTTTGCGGTTTTCTGTCGTGTTCATTCTCAATAAAACACGTCCGCTCCCTAAGTGTTTCAGACATGAGATGAGATCGGGATTACCGTACAGTTTAACGCGCTCAAGTTTTATTCGTTTCCACGGGAATCTCCGCCTCCGATGTGTTTAGTTACTGTGTAATATTATTAATGTGGATCACACGCGGTGCGTGTCTAACCCGCGTACCCCGGAGCCAGCTCACTCACCGCTACAACTCTCCTCGCAGATGCTGAGCCTGCGGCGAACCCTCCTTCACCTGTTCCTGCTGATGGTGCCCACGGGCTGGGCCGACGGTGCCACAATGGAGACCGAGGGAGCTGCGGAGGTAAACAGAGAGGGCACGGCAGGGTTTACGTGTGTGTgacagtgagtgtgtgagagagagagagagggggggggggtggaagtgcAAGAAACACAACGAAGAGCGGACGCTGGAATctcgcgtagaacacaaagtgctggagtaactcagcgggtcagtctgtgGGGAAATGGATGTGACGTTTCGATTCGGGCCGctttttcagattgattgtggggggtgggtgggggaggggaggggggagaaagctgaaaaaaagaTGCGGGGAAGCGACAAAACCGggtaagtgataggtagatacaggtgctCGGTTTTGaacgagagaaagagggagatgtGAGGAACAAATCGGTGTACCGAcaaagatgttggaatcttgagcaaaacacactgtGTTGGaggaacagcgggtcaggcagcatttgtggagggaatggacagactggGGAGTGagtctggaaaagagagatgagggTGGGAcagagtctggcaagtgataggtgaatacaggtgaggaaaGGGGGTGtggttggcagatggttggagtaagtgacaaagggtgaaaatgagacaaagtggTGACAGAGAATGGGAGAACGGCGTCACATTTCGCTCCACTTCTCCTTATCCTACTCCGTTTTGTCACCCATCATTTGCCAGAAAAAAGGTGCTGGAGAAACACGCCGGTGGAGAATAAAGTAATGTTTGTGAAAAGAATGTAAGGTTGTgattcatttgccaggctttgtcccaaacttttccaaccttctccccctgctccatcagtctgaagaaggctccgacccgaaacgtcacctatccataggtgccgtttgggtcgatacccttcttcaggtctcgacccgaaacgtcatccattcctcctctcccgagatgctgcctgactcgctgagttactccagcattttgtgtctaccttcgattttaaccagcatctgcagggtttttttccaacacacgtcaccttatccatgttctccagagatgctgcctaactcactggcagctactccagtactttgtgtgtgtggggtggggggggggggggggggggaggaggagggttgtaaaccagtatctgctgttccttgtgtctacttatgTAGAGGTGTTCAGTTAAGATCTGTATTGGGAGATGTTACTGGAGTACCCTTGTGTTTCTACCAACAAGCGGGGTGGGCACGGGGTGAGCTCACCAGCACTCATACTGACGTTGCTCCATAACTGTGAACCCTTCTCAGTCCTCAGAGCTGTCTCCTTGGGCCACGGCAGTCCGTGCTCCAACGTCCATGTTGGGGGCGGTGATGGGACGATCAGTCTGGCTCCCTCCCCTCGACCACCCCGCCGCTCCCCGTGCCGCGGAGAGAAGAAGGAAGAGGAAAGTCACCTTCCGTGACCATAGTTTCAACCGACGCGCGGCCAAGCCCCGGACCTTCAAACCCAAGCCGAGGTGAGTTGGTTACCTTCGCGACGGCCCTTCCGCCTCTGCCGCTTCATTCATTCTCAGTGAAGCAAAAGGCCGAAGTGAAATAGGGctgtaaagcacggaaacaggcccttcggcccactttgtccatacCCATATTGTGCTCGGCCTATTTACCTGAATTTGACCCATAGTCCTCTAAACCtcgaatggttcaatggttatggggagaaggcaggagaatggggttgagagggaaaaatagatcatccatgattgaaaggcggagtagcccgatgggccgaatggcctaattctgctcctgggccattcttagtcacgtgtgtgaccaaaaatgtgaaaattgtggaatacatctcttctaattctgaaagcattacaggtatattgttttgtactgtatatatgacatatatgtcgaagtttatcaagtgaaaattTTATGTTATGTTGACAATGTTTAtttgaggtcacacacgtgaccagtcatatttgacctctgaccccaaacaaacattgtcagcataacatataaaaatttaacTTGATAAACTTCTAcctatataagtcatatatacagtacaaaataatatacctgtaatgctttcagaattagaagagatatattccacaatttttcacatttctgaTCACaaacgtgactaagaatggccctccTATACTTTATGAACTTAAACTCTTTCTATTCACACATTTGTctcaatgtattttaaaagtcataattgtatctgcttctatagcttcctctggtgaAATTATGTTAAGGGGTGGAATCTGAGAGCCTTAGGCTGGAAAAATATTTTGGAACAGTTCCTGTAATATATAAACCAGAGGCGAACATAAAGGGCATTCTCGTAACCTTCCTGTTTAgcgaaacaaaacacaaagtgctggaggaactctgcaggtcagacaacatctttggagggaatggcgatatttcggatcaggacccttcttcagactgatggagtcgggggggagaaagctggaaaagagaggtgggagcgaggtaaagcctggcaaatgataggcggatacaggtgagggggtgatttggagatgggtggagcaagtgacaaaggctggatgtgaaaaggagacaaaggggtttggataaggagagaagaggaggagtgaaatgtaaagccgatgggagggatatagacaataggtgcaggtgtaggccattcgaccctttgacccagcaccgccattcaatgtattcatggctgatcatccacaatcagtaccccattcctgccctctccccataccccctgactccgctatcattaagagctctatct
The genomic region above belongs to Rhinoraja longicauda isolate Sanriku21f chromosome 13, sRhiLon1.1, whole genome shotgun sequence and contains:
- the LOC144599552 gene encoding uncharacterized protein LOC144599552, producing MLSLRRTLLHLFLLMVPTGWADGATMETEGAAESSELSPWATAVRAPTSMLGAVMGRSVWLPPLDHPAAPRAAERRRKRKVTFRDHSFNRRAAKPRTFKPKPRKTPEDRRRRISFPMDRIGRSYLSKTKR